In one Mucilaginibacter sp. PAMB04168 genomic region, the following are encoded:
- a CDS encoding FecR domain-containing protein, with the protein MENKDFKDLLKKFKEGTCTDEEKAMIAYWVHHLNQQGDSGLSEQDMMEAHDQMWDNIKPVKKLTRRFYWPAAAAVLAFAMLGLAAHFLLNNVANKASNANKVTVTSKIKPGGNNAVLILANGTQIILNQASNGQIAHQAGIRISKQADGQLIYSVAGNFTQADSSELAYNTLQTPRGGQYQINLPDGSKVWLNAASSLRFPLRFNTKQRMVELSGEGYFEVAHVNAPGGKRLPFTVKTISPVAGQNGQLVEVLGTHFNVNAYDDESVVKTTLLEGSVRVRQLSSNQQANASYAMLKPGEQSVLSNGGFTVVPTDTEAAVAWKNGYFRFNDESLESIMRKVSKWYDIDVAYQNEALKKKLFAGVTTRFANVTELLKMLELTGEVKFKIEGRKIQAFDKKN; encoded by the coding sequence ATGGAAAACAAAGATTTCAAAGACTTATTAAAAAAGTTCAAAGAAGGGACTTGCACTGATGAAGAAAAGGCAATGATAGCCTATTGGGTTCATCATCTTAATCAACAGGGAGATTCTGGACTTTCGGAACAGGACATGATGGAAGCGCACGATCAAATGTGGGATAATATCAAACCTGTTAAAAAACTAACCCGGCGTTTTTATTGGCCCGCTGCAGCAGCTGTACTGGCATTCGCAATGTTGGGTTTGGCAGCTCACTTTTTGTTGAATAATGTAGCTAATAAGGCAAGCAACGCAAACAAAGTGACCGTTACCAGCAAAATTAAACCAGGTGGCAATAACGCAGTTTTAATACTTGCCAACGGAACACAAATCATATTAAATCAGGCATCGAATGGTCAAATCGCCCACCAGGCTGGGATACGTATCAGCAAACAGGCCGATGGGCAGCTTATTTATTCTGTAGCCGGCAATTTTACCCAGGCAGATAGCAGCGAATTAGCCTATAATACACTGCAAACCCCGCGAGGCGGCCAATACCAAATTAATTTACCCGATGGGAGTAAGGTTTGGCTAAATGCAGCCTCGTCATTGCGTTTCCCTCTCCGGTTCAACACAAAACAACGCATGGTAGAATTATCGGGCGAGGGGTATTTTGAAGTTGCGCACGTAAATGCGCCGGGTGGTAAAAGGTTGCCGTTTACGGTAAAAACCATTTCGCCTGTAGCCGGCCAAAATGGGCAGTTGGTAGAAGTATTAGGCACCCACTTTAACGTTAACGCTTATGATGATGAAAGCGTTGTAAAGACAACGTTGTTAGAGGGGAGCGTCCGCGTAAGGCAGTTGAGTTCCAATCAGCAAGCTAATGCCAGTTATGCTATGCTAAAACCCGGAGAGCAGTCTGTTTTAAGTAACGGAGGGTTCACGGTAGTGCCTACTGATACAGAAGCCGCCGTAGCCTGGAAAAACGGATACTTCCGGTTCAATGACGAAAGCTTGGAGAGCATTATGCGTAAAGTATCAAAATGGTATGATATAGACGTGGCTTATCAGAATGAAGCGCTTAAAAAGAAATTATTTGCAGGCGTAACCACTCGTTTTGCAAACGTAACCGAACTACTAAAAATGCTTGAGCTTACCGGCGAAGTTAAATTTAAAATTGAAGGCCGGAAAATACAAGCCTTCGATAAAAAGAACTAA
- a CDS encoding SusC/RagA family TonB-linked outer membrane protein — MFATLMQVRAAGFAQQVSINQKNITLKQVFNEINKQTGYNILWSSKNIRNDKVIDVDLNKATIQQALTECLKGSQLTYTIDNKTIVIRESETTVKSEVAKPIKGKITDDKGEPLVGATIKVKGSSKGSVTDATGSFTLDASAGDVLVVSYLGYTTEEVTVGNQAVLSIVLKEAQNELTRVVVTALGIKKQARSLSYNVQEINGEEVNRVKDVNFVNALAGKVAGATINSSSAGPGGSTRVVLRGTKSISNNNNALYVVDGIPMPSLSSGQPGDVFSGAGQTGDAISNINPEDIESVSVLTGPSAAALYGNRGANGVIVITTKRGTKGSFSATVSNNTTFTSPFVMPRFQNTYGSEVGSFSSWGEKLSTPTSYQPKDFFQTGVNTTTALSISTGTEKSQTYFSAAAVNANGIIHNNDLERYNFSFRNTTKFLNDKLNLDVSAMYVKLKEQNMLAQGQYFNPLIPIYLFPRGDDIRKYQAFERYNPTRNFKTQFWPFGDQGFQMQNPYWITERDLFENNKDRYMLTANLQYNINSWMNITGRVKMDQNTSINERKYYASTAGLFASDAGAYYRYNYNTRQTYADLLLNINKTVKDFSISANVGASLTDDVYDETSFGGNLQGVPNLFTYGNVNLSNARPLQTGYHEQLQAAFATAQVGYKSKVYLDLTGRTDWASPLAYTSTKAIFYPSVGLSGVMTDIFDIKSNVLSFLKARVSYSEVGNPPTRFLSNPTYPLTNGYPQTTTYLAASNLTPERTKSYEAGLNFVFWNNKVKLDVTAYSSSTYNQLFNPSLSPSSGYSSFYVNAGRIDNKGIEVTASLNQKLGPVKWTSNLVYSLNRNKIKQLLPAYQNQATGETVSIDSLDMGGTTSYKMILVKGGSMGDVYVNTLKTDEHGYIYVNSSSQTVATDQNRYVKAGNANPRFNLGWRNGFNYKGVDVSFLVTARIGGVGVSVTQAVMDAYGVSETSALARDNGGAVVNGYKIPAQPYYQTIGGGTSGVGSMYVYSATNVRLGEASVGYTIPLGKYAKWVKGLNVSVIGRNLFMFYNKAPYDPENTANTGTYYQGIDYFMQPSLRSLGFSARLQF; from the coding sequence ATGTTTGCAACATTAATGCAGGTTAGAGCAGCCGGATTTGCTCAGCAAGTATCCATTAACCAGAAGAACATCACTTTAAAACAGGTTTTTAACGAGATAAATAAACAGACCGGCTATAACATCCTGTGGTCATCCAAAAACATAAGGAATGACAAGGTAATAGATGTGGATTTGAACAAGGCTACTATACAGCAAGCCTTAACAGAATGCTTAAAAGGTTCTCAGCTTACTTATACAATCGATAACAAAACCATTGTAATAAGAGAAAGTGAGACAACGGTTAAAAGCGAAGTGGCCAAACCTATCAAAGGAAAGATTACCGATGACAAGGGCGAGCCATTAGTTGGCGCTACCATTAAAGTAAAAGGTTCATCTAAAGGTTCGGTAACCGATGCAACGGGCTCGTTTACGCTCGATGCTTCAGCCGGTGATGTACTTGTTGTATCTTACCTAGGTTACACTACAGAAGAGGTTACTGTTGGCAATCAAGCTGTTCTTTCCATTGTGTTAAAAGAAGCGCAAAACGAGCTTACTAGGGTGGTTGTTACTGCATTGGGTATAAAAAAGCAGGCACGCAGCCTTTCATACAATGTACAGGAAATCAATGGCGAAGAGGTTAACCGTGTTAAGGACGTTAACTTTGTAAATGCGCTGGCAGGTAAAGTGGCAGGTGCTACAATTAATAGCAGTTCGGCCGGTCCGGGCGGCAGTACAAGGGTAGTACTTCGCGGAACCAAATCAATCAGTAACAATAATAACGCCTTGTATGTGGTTGATGGTATTCCAATGCCTTCGCTGTCAAGCGGGCAGCCGGGCGATGTGTTTTCGGGTGCTGGTCAAACCGGCGATGCTATATCTAACATCAACCCCGAGGATATTGAATCGGTTTCGGTTCTAACAGGTCCATCTGCCGCCGCTTTGTATGGTAACCGTGGAGCTAATGGTGTAATTGTAATCACCACTAAAAGGGGTACAAAAGGAAGCTTTTCTGCAACGGTATCTAATAACACCACTTTTACATCGCCGTTTGTAATGCCCCGCTTTCAGAACACTTATGGTTCTGAGGTCGGCAGCTTTTCAAGCTGGGGGGAAAAATTGAGCACGCCAACTTCTTACCAACCCAAAGATTTTTTCCAGACAGGAGTTAACACCACTACGGCGCTTAGCATATCAACCGGTACCGAAAAAAGCCAAACTTATTTCTCGGCAGCAGCAGTTAATGCTAATGGTATTATCCACAACAACGACCTTGAGCGTTACAACTTTTCATTCCGCAACACTACCAAATTTTTGAATGATAAGCTTAACCTTGACGTAAGTGCCATGTACGTGAAGCTTAAAGAGCAAAATATGCTTGCACAAGGGCAATATTTTAATCCGCTTATTCCTATCTATTTATTTCCTCGTGGCGATGATATCCGTAAATACCAGGCATTTGAACGTTACAATCCAACCCGTAACTTCAAAACACAGTTCTGGCCATTCGGCGATCAGGGTTTCCAGATGCAAAACCCATATTGGATAACCGAACGCGATTTGTTTGAAAACAACAAAGACAGGTACATGCTTACCGCTAATTTGCAGTACAACATTAACAGCTGGATGAACATTACTGGTCGTGTAAAAATGGACCAAAATACTTCGATAAATGAACGGAAGTATTATGCCTCAACTGCGGGTTTGTTTGCCAGTGATGCAGGTGCATATTACCGTTATAACTACAACACGCGTCAAACTTATGCTGACCTGTTGCTGAATATCAATAAAACGGTTAAAGATTTTTCTATATCGGCTAACGTTGGTGCCAGTTTAACAGATGACGTATACGATGAAACATCATTTGGTGGTAATCTGCAGGGTGTGCCTAATCTTTTCACTTATGGAAACGTTAATCTTTCGAATGCAAGGCCGTTACAAACCGGTTACCACGAACAATTGCAGGCTGCATTTGCAACAGCACAAGTTGGCTACAAAAGCAAGGTTTATTTAGATTTAACAGGCCGTACCGATTGGGCATCACCTTTAGCTTATACCAGTACTAAGGCAATCTTTTATCCGTCCGTAGGTTTGTCGGGTGTAATGACTGATATATTTGACATCAAGTCAAATGTGCTTTCATTTTTAAAGGCACGGGTTTCTTATAGCGAGGTGGGCAATCCGCCAACCAGGTTTCTTTCAAACCCAACCTATCCTTTAACAAACGGATACCCGCAAACCACTACTTATTTGGCGGCGTCCAATCTTACTCCAGAAAGAACCAAATCATATGAGGCTGGTTTAAATTTCGTATTCTGGAACAACAAGGTTAAATTAGACGTTACCGCCTACAGCTCATCTACCTATAACCAGTTATTTAACCCCTCGCTTTCACCAAGTTCGGGCTACAGCAGCTTTTATGTGAACGCAGGCCGCATAGATAACAAAGGTATCGAAGTAACTGCTTCATTGAACCAAAAGCTTGGTCCGGTTAAATGGACCTCAAACCTGGTATACTCACTAAACCGTAATAAGATCAAACAATTATTGCCGGCCTACCAAAATCAGGCAACCGGCGAGACAGTTTCTATTGATAGTTTAGATATGGGTGGCACCACCAGCTACAAAATGATACTGGTTAAGGGCGGCTCAATGGGCGATGTATATGTAAACACCCTTAAAACGGATGAGCACGGTTATATTTATGTAAACTCGTCATCTCAAACCGTAGCTACTGATCAAAATCGGTATGTAAAGGCAGGTAACGCCAATCCAAGGTTTAACCTGGGCTGGCGCAACGGCTTTAACTACAAGGGTGTAGACGTGAGCTTTTTGGTTACCGCGCGAATTGGCGGTGTAGGTGTTTCGGTAACCCAGGCAGTTATGGATGCCTACGGTGTGTCTGAAACTTCTGCTTTAGCCCGCGACAATGGTGGAGCTGTTGTGAATGGTTATAAAATTCCGGCACAGCCTTACTACCAAACCATTGGCGGCGGTACATCTGGTGTGGGTTCCATGTACGTGTATAGTGCAACCAACGTTCGGTTAGGCGAAGCATCGGTAGGCTACACCATTCCATTAGGCAAATATGCAAAATGGGTTAAAGGCTTAAACGTTTCGGTTATTGGACGTAACTTGTTTATGTTCTACAACAAAGCACCGTACGATCCGGAAAACACCGCCAATACAGGCACCTACTACCAGGGTATAGATTATTTTATGCAGCCAAGCTTACGCAGTTTGGGTTTTTCGGCAAGGCTGCAGTTTTAA
- a CDS encoding RagB/SusD family nutrient uptake outer membrane protein: MKNTIKTYISKLPLCTAMLLMLSSSCTDNFEDYNTNQHQATAEMLQADNLATGTFFVQMQKNVFPIAQQPEFGDEVYQTMQNLAGDVYSGYMGTTNNFYSGVNNTTYGLVPQWYGQAFNRAFVGIMPAWSAIRKAAQTETPQVLAIATIVKVEALHRTTDMYGPLPYKNFGNGALQNQYDSQRDVYYAFFDELNQAIQTLTDFSVKFPGATALAQYDFIYGGNVKNWIKFANSLKLRLAMRIVYADAAKARTEAESAVNHPIGVMTDASEIAALQHTSNLVYNHPLYIISTNFNDIRMGANMESFLSGYKDPRLPRYFNAASDGLYHGIRNGITITNKATYAEGPFSGLNVVSSTPIVWMNPAEVHFLRAEGALRGWNMGGTAKAFYESGIRTSFTVSGVTASADAYISDAVSLPAAYTDVRNSGNNVTATSADLSKITIKYDETAAFEANLERIITQKWLSMYPDGQEAWTEFRRTRYPKVFPVVLNTSQGLINTATQIRRLPFPATEYQTNSAGIAQAISLLGGADNGNTKLWWDKK; encoded by the coding sequence ATGAAGAATACAATTAAAACCTATATAAGCAAATTGCCATTATGTACAGCAATGCTGTTAATGCTAAGCAGCAGCTGTACCGACAATTTTGAAGATTATAACACCAACCAGCATCAGGCCACTGCAGAGATGTTACAGGCTGATAACCTGGCAACAGGAACATTTTTTGTGCAGATGCAAAAAAATGTGTTCCCAATAGCACAGCAGCCAGAATTTGGCGACGAAGTTTACCAAACCATGCAAAACCTGGCGGGAGATGTTTACTCGGGTTACATGGGTACAACTAACAACTTCTATTCAGGTGTAAATAATACTACTTATGGTTTAGTGCCACAATGGTACGGCCAGGCGTTCAACAGAGCATTTGTAGGCATTATGCCTGCCTGGAGTGCAATTAGAAAAGCGGCACAAACTGAGACACCACAGGTACTTGCTATTGCTACCATTGTAAAAGTGGAAGCATTACACCGCACTACCGATATGTATGGTCCGCTACCCTATAAAAACTTTGGTAATGGCGCGCTGCAAAACCAGTACGACAGCCAAAGAGATGTGTACTACGCTTTTTTTGATGAACTTAACCAGGCTATACAAACGCTAACCGATTTCTCTGTTAAGTTTCCGGGCGCTACTGCGCTTGCTCAGTATGATTTTATTTACGGCGGAAACGTGAAAAATTGGATCAAGTTTGCCAATTCGTTAAAGTTGCGGTTAGCCATGCGTATTGTTTATGCCGATGCAGCTAAGGCTCGTACTGAGGCTGAGTCTGCGGTTAACCACCCTATAGGCGTAATGACAGATGCCAGCGAAATAGCTGCGCTTCAGCATACTTCTAATCTCGTTTATAACCACCCGCTGTATATTATATCAACAAACTTTAATGATATAAGAATGGGCGCTAACATGGAGTCGTTCCTGAGCGGCTATAAAGACCCGCGCCTGCCTCGCTACTTTAACGCCGCGTCTGATGGCTTGTACCATGGTATTCGTAATGGTATTACCATCACCAATAAAGCTACCTACGCAGAGGGCCCGTTTTCGGGTTTAAATGTGGTATCAAGCACACCAATAGTTTGGATGAATCCAGCTGAAGTTCATTTTTTGCGGGCCGAAGGGGCATTAAGAGGTTGGAACATGGGAGGTACGGCTAAGGCATTTTATGAATCGGGGATACGTACGTCGTTCACTGTAAGCGGCGTAACTGCAAGCGCCGATGCATATATTAGTGATGCGGTGAGCCTTCCTGCTGCTTATACCGATGTGCGTAATAGTGGAAACAACGTAACTGCAACAAGTGCCGATTTAAGCAAGATTACCATTAAGTACGATGAAACGGCCGCCTTTGAAGCAAATTTAGAACGCATTATTACCCAAAAGTGGCTTTCTATGTACCCTGACGGTCAGGAGGCTTGGACAGAGTTTAGACGCACCCGCTATCCGAAGGTTTTCCCGGTGGTGTTAAATACAAGCCAGGGGTTAATCAACACAGCAACCCAGATACGTCGTTTACCTTTCCCTGCCACCGAGTATCAAACCAATTCGGCAGGCATAGCGCAAGCCATATCATTGCTTGGGGGAGCCGATAACGGCAACACCAAACTATGGTGGGATAAGAAGTAG
- a CDS encoding glycoside hydrolase family 18, with amino-acid sequence MKKKLLNLLLACLAGAFTACDKQNMPEAIEIQKPYTYNDKYYENLRAYKKSDHQIFYGWFAAYSHKEGVVAEYKKSASWGEHIAGMPDSLDFCSLWMGIPSNKQNDAVTTYNPIAYEEMRKVREIKGTKMLVPEITRIAKYPNFPKNDDGIKMYADYLVKMVLDNDLDGLDLDYEPEGDWISGDNFTKMVALIGQQFGPKSSRPDKYLIIDYYTQLPAAAVEPYINYLVNQAYTQGTTTTSATFLQGRYNSVAAWCPTKKYIVTENLGEWWENGGSPFTEADGNTFNKDGKQMYSLEGMARWNPTQGKKAGWGAFYFDRDYNTQVPYGNVRRSIQIANPSVR; translated from the coding sequence ATGAAAAAGAAATTATTGAATCTGTTGCTTGCTTGTTTGGCTGGTGCTTTTACGGCTTGTGATAAACAAAATATGCCTGAGGCTATCGAGATACAAAAGCCCTATACTTATAATGATAAGTATTACGAAAACTTACGCGCCTACAAGAAGTCTGATCACCAGATTTTTTATGGATGGTTTGCCGCTTACAGCCACAAAGAGGGGGTTGTTGCGGAGTATAAAAAGTCTGCCTCATGGGGTGAGCACATTGCCGGCATGCCTGATAGTTTAGACTTTTGCAGCCTTTGGATGGGCATACCGTCAAATAAGCAGAATGATGCGGTTACCACTTATAACCCGATAGCGTACGAAGAAATGCGCAAGGTAAGGGAAATTAAAGGAACCAAAATGCTTGTTCCGGAAATTACCCGCATTGCAAAGTACCCTAATTTTCCAAAGAACGATGATGGTATAAAAATGTATGCCGACTACTTGGTTAAAATGGTGCTTGACAATGATCTTGATGGTTTGGATCTGGATTATGAACCCGAAGGGGACTGGATATCCGGTGATAACTTTACAAAGATGGTGGCACTCATAGGTCAGCAGTTCGGGCCAAAATCGTCCCGTCCTGATAAGTATCTGATAATTGATTATTACACCCAGTTACCGGCAGCTGCGGTAGAGCCTTACATAAATTATTTAGTAAACCAGGCTTACACCCAGGGTACAACAACAACTTCGGCTACTTTTTTGCAAGGCCGTTACAACTCTGTAGCAGCATGGTGCCCTACAAAAAAATATATTGTTACCGAAAACCTGGGCGAATGGTGGGAGAACGGTGGCTCGCCGTTTACCGAGGCCGATGGCAATACGTTTAACAAGGATGGAAAGCAGATGTACTCATTAGAAGGAATGGCCCGCTGGAACCCTACACAGGGTAAAAAAGCCGGCTGGGGAGCTTTTTATTTTGATCGTGATTACAACACTCAAGTTCCGTATGGTAATGTAAGGCGCAGTATTCAAATCGCTAACCCATCGGTGCGGTAA
- a CDS encoding DUF1735 and LamG domain-containing protein, with the protein MKKLSYKIRLALPVVLGLVSVLFATCKKYVDFKDVIMITGTETNKLIKFTVEGTTATYGVTATATGKVSEDVTVNFEIDSTLIAGYNAETSAKYAIPPKGSYELVGNTGIIKAGTNVSNAVSVKILSTAKFVDGRSYVIPVTIKSVTGTTSVLEASRTVYLKVARVLDFNSIDISNPNFYYPYAFAQPLNNITKYTFEIKCYINDWHPGSNQISRLSNWGPVDESLPNLLRFGEAGSKINQLQWVSAGGSAFSTTEFATKTWYTISCVFDGSTYRMYVNGKLDASFEGAPKTYQLGALEIGMSYAGYQTAQRFLGRVAEIRFWDRPLSLTEIQEGLCGVDAGANGLMGYWKMNEASGNTFFDRSGHGRDMAWPKAVTWITDINNKCAQ; encoded by the coding sequence ATGAAAAAGTTAAGCTATAAAATAAGGCTCGCATTGCCTGTTGTGCTTGGCCTGGTATCGGTACTATTTGCTACATGTAAAAAGTATGTCGATTTCAAGGATGTAATTATGATAACAGGTACCGAAACCAACAAACTCATTAAGTTTACGGTTGAGGGAACTACAGCTACTTATGGTGTAACCGCAACGGCTACCGGAAAGGTAAGCGAAGATGTTACCGTTAATTTTGAAATAGATAGCACACTCATTGCTGGCTATAATGCCGAAACATCTGCCAAGTATGCTATACCGCCAAAAGGTAGTTACGAATTGGTTGGCAACACCGGCATTATAAAGGCCGGAACAAATGTATCTAACGCAGTTTCGGTTAAAATTTTGTCTACCGCGAAATTTGTAGACGGCAGATCGTATGTAATACCGGTAACTATTAAGAGTGTAACCGGTACAACAAGTGTATTGGAGGCATCTCGTACGGTATATTTAAAGGTAGCCCGTGTTCTTGATTTCAACTCAATAGATATTTCCAATCCAAATTTTTACTATCCGTATGCATTTGCGCAGCCTTTGAATAATATTACCAAATATACTTTTGAGATTAAATGCTACATTAACGACTGGCATCCTGGAAGCAACCAAATAAGCCGTTTGAGCAATTGGGGGCCTGTTGACGAATCATTGCCCAACTTGCTGCGTTTTGGTGAAGCTGGTAGCAAAATAAACCAGTTACAATGGGTATCGGCTGGTGGCAGTGCTTTCTCAACCACCGAGTTTGCCACCAAGACATGGTACACCATATCATGTGTGTTTGATGGCAGTACTTACCGTATGTATGTAAACGGAAAGTTAGATGCAAGCTTTGAGGGCGCTCCTAAAACTTACCAGTTAGGTGCACTCGAAATAGGCATGTCTTATGCAGGCTATCAAACAGCACAACGCTTTTTAGGCCGCGTTGCCGAAATCAGATTCTGGGACAGACCACTATCATTAACTGAAATACAGGAAGGACTTTGCGGCGTTGACGCTGGTGCCAATGGCTTAATGGGTTATTGGAAAATGAACGAGGCTTCGGGCAATACTTTCTTTGACCGCAGCGGACATGGCAGAGATATGGCATGGCCTAAAGCCGTAACCTGGATTACTGATATTAACAACAAATGTGCTCAATAA
- a CDS encoding DUF1735 domain-containing protein: MKSLNYKKIYTGILVLMAFILPSCSKDDSFDVVGDETNRVFFNTENYTVKSYNSFVFPVIHTPTGSLGDVTASFPVRSTQAVSSDVQVTYTVDNSLIDSYNSANGTQYIKLPDGFLTIGALTLTIPQGKTTSAEPVKVSVAASKLPQLTEAGYIVPFKITSVNGNGTQISTNQNTAYMLINTKVTNLYSSPVLADMTGSTLIASRTGWTATLDAVPTSGTLANMFDARTNTNWQLNPAKAAKLTVDMASSRSNLTGIRIHTSSTANALTSAMVSTSVNGVDWVSQGTTTLSIASAYQYFKFYSPVTARYIRIDILGWRSTLLFLTEFDVYQAN; the protein is encoded by the coding sequence ATGAAAAGTTTGAATTATAAAAAGATATATACGGGTATTTTAGTATTAATGGCGTTTATTCTGCCCTCATGCAGTAAGGACGATAGTTTTGACGTAGTTGGCGATGAAACTAACCGGGTGTTTTTCAATACCGAAAATTATACGGTTAAGAGTTATAACAGTTTTGTTTTTCCGGTTATACACACACCCACAGGTAGTTTAGGCGATGTTACGGCCTCTTTTCCTGTACGTTCTACACAAGCGGTGAGTAGCGATGTACAAGTGACTTATACGGTTGATAATTCTTTAATTGATAGTTACAATTCGGCCAATGGTACCCAATACATTAAGCTGCCCGATGGTTTTTTAACTATAGGAGCGCTTACCCTGACGATTCCGCAGGGCAAGACAACTTCGGCAGAGCCTGTAAAAGTATCGGTTGCAGCCAGCAAACTGCCCCAATTAACCGAAGCCGGCTACATAGTTCCCTTCAAAATTACGTCGGTAAACGGCAATGGAACACAGATCAGCACCAATCAAAATACAGCATACATGCTTATCAATACCAAGGTAACTAACCTATATAGCAGTCCTGTACTGGCTGATATGACAGGTAGTACCCTTATTGCAAGCAGAACGGGTTGGACCGCTACTTTGGATGCAGTGCCAACTTCGGGCACTTTAGCCAACATGTTTGATGCACGTACCAATACTAACTGGCAGCTAAATCCGGCTAAAGCCGCTAAGCTAACGGTTGATATGGCAAGTAGTCGAAGTAACCTTACTGGCATACGTATTCATACCAGCAGTACGGCCAATGCACTTACATCGGCTATGGTATCTACCAGCGTTAATGGAGTTGATTGGGTATCGCAGGGTACTACTACGCTATCTATTGCGTCAGCCTATCAATATTTTAAGTTCTACTCGCCGGTAACAGCACGTTATATCAGAATCGATATTTTAGGGTGGAGATCAACCTTGCTGTTCCTTACAGAGTTTGATGTATATCAAGCTAATTAG
- a CDS encoding glycoside hydrolase family 125 protein: MKRRVFIKNAGLLCSATLLNKYSYAFKPDFPVVRIPYASRRFHSQAVENAIAEFKSKVKDKELVWLFENCFPNTLDTTVFYESVNGRPDTYVITGDIDAMWLRDSCAQVWPYLTFAGKDEKLRNMIAGVINRQTRCVLKDPYANAFYKNEKQISEWKNDKTEMLPGVHERKWEIDSLCYPIRLAYNYWTITGDNHPFDENWKSAVESILNVFKVQQRKTNAGPYHFQRETVKPTDSLPMNGYGFPIKPTGLICSMFRPSDDATIYPFLIPSNFFAVVSLRQAAEMVSAIFKDNLLVQKLKALASEVEGALRIHAVVKHAVYGSIYAFEVDGFGNYNMMDDANVPGLLSMPYLGLVKHDDPVYLNTRKFVLSASNPFFYKGKAGEGIGGPHVGAANMIWPLSIICRGLTSASDIEIKQCIQMLKNSHAQKGFMHESFDKDDPTNFTRSWFAWANTLFGEFIWKVYKERPNLLSA; this comes from the coding sequence ATGAAAAGACGAGTATTTATCAAGAATGCAGGGCTACTATGTTCCGCAACACTACTAAATAAATATAGTTATGCTTTTAAACCCGATTTTCCGGTGGTAAGGATACCGTATGCTTCACGCAGGTTTCATAGCCAGGCGGTCGAAAATGCCATTGCCGAATTCAAATCAAAAGTTAAGGATAAAGAATTAGTTTGGTTGTTTGAGAACTGTTTCCCTAACACTTTAGATACAACTGTATTTTATGAATCTGTAAATGGCCGACCGGACACCTATGTAATTACCGGCGACATTGATGCCATGTGGCTGCGCGACAGTTGTGCACAGGTTTGGCCTTACTTAACTTTTGCCGGTAAAGATGAGAAGTTAAGAAATATGATAGCCGGTGTAATAAACCGGCAAACCAGATGTGTCTTAAAAGATCCTTATGCTAATGCGTTTTATAAAAATGAAAAGCAGATTAGCGAATGGAAAAACGATAAAACAGAGATGTTGCCCGGCGTGCATGAACGTAAATGGGAAATCGACTCGTTATGTTATCCTATCAGGCTGGCTTATAATTATTGGACAATAACAGGCGACAATCATCCCTTTGATGAAAACTGGAAAAGTGCGGTTGAGTCTATCTTAAATGTATTTAAAGTACAGCAGCGTAAAACAAATGCAGGGCCATACCATTTTCAGCGAGAGACGGTTAAACCGACCGACAGTTTACCGATGAATGGATATGGTTTTCCGATAAAACCAACCGGGCTTATCTGCTCCATGTTCAGGCCCAGTGATGATGCCACTATATATCCTTTCCTGATACCGTCTAATTTTTTTGCGGTTGTTTCTTTAAGGCAGGCAGCAGAAATGGTATCTGCTATATTTAAAGATAACTTACTGGTTCAAAAGCTAAAAGCGCTGGCCAGCGAAGTTGAGGGCGCATTGCGCATACATGCGGTTGTAAAACACGCAGTTTATGGTAGCATTTATGCTTTTGAAGTCGATGGCTTCGGAAATTATAATATGATGGATGATGCGAATGTGCCCGGACTATTATCTATGCCATATTTAGGTTTAGTTAAACATGATGATCCGGTGTATTTGAATACGCGTAAATTCGTATTGTCGGCCAGTAATCCGTTTTTTTACAAAGGTAAAGCGGGAGAGGGTATAGGCGGACCCCATGTTGGAGCGGCCAATATGATTTGGCCATTGAGTATTATTTGCCGCGGATTAACCAGCGCCAGTGATATTGAAATTAAACAATGTATACAAATGCTGAAAAACAGCCATGCGCAAAAAGGGTTTATGCACGAGTCTTTTGATAAGGACGATCCAACCAATTTTACACGTAGTTGGTTTGCCTGGGCCAATACTCTGTTTGGAGAATTTATATGGAAGGTTTACAAAGAAAGGCCAAATTTGCTATCAGCTTAA